The following are encoded in a window of Clostridium thermarum genomic DNA:
- the thiT gene encoding energy-coupled thiamine transporter ThiT — protein MNKLFESLKSLPENFNEIFKHPTSIITLMGVVVLILAVIKIKSVKINTRIMAQIGIVIALSTVLSMIAIVKMPYGGSVTLASMVPIILLSMVHGPEIGLLAGFLYGIVQFILGPYVLHPIQVLFDYPLPFMALGLAGYFKDNKILGTVTAVGSRLLFHYLAGIIFWGSYASEYNMSPYIYSLLYNGAYLLPELIISAVIINLVPIKSLKKILIGTSSSAA, from the coding sequence ATGAACAAGCTTTTCGAAAGTTTGAAAAGTTTACCTGAAAATTTCAATGAAATTTTCAAACATCCCACTTCTATAATTACACTTATGGGTGTAGTTGTACTTATACTGGCTGTAATAAAAATTAAGTCAGTAAAAATCAATACAAGGATTATGGCTCAAATAGGTATTGTAATAGCACTCTCCACTGTACTAAGCATGATTGCAATAGTAAAGATGCCTTATGGGGGCAGTGTGACCCTTGCAAGCATGGTACCAATAATACTTTTATCCATGGTGCACGGGCCGGAGATTGGCTTGCTGGCAGGATTTTTGTACGGCATTGTCCAATTTATCTTGGGACCATATGTGCTGCATCCTATACAAGTACTTTTCGATTATCCTCTTCCTTTCATGGCCTTAGGTCTGGCTGGATACTTCAAGGATAACAAAATACTTGGAACCGTGACTGCAGTAGGTAGCAGACTCCTTTTCCACTACCTGGCAGGTATAATATTCTGGGGAAGCTATGCTTCGGAATATAACATGTCACCATATATATATTCCCTCTTATACAATGGTGCATACTTACTGCCTGAATTAATTATCTCCGCAGTAATTATAAACTTGGTACCAATTAAAAGCCTTAAGAAGATTTTAATTGGCACCAGCAGCTCTGCAGCATAA
- a CDS encoding cold-shock protein yields the protein MEGTVKWFNAQKGFGFITTDEGKDVFVHYSSIISNGFKSLEEGQKVRFDLTEGEKGEQATNVTKI from the coding sequence ATGGAAGGTACAGTTAAATGGTTCAATGCACAAAAGGGATTTGGTTTTATAACTACTGATGAGGGCAAGGATGTGTTTGTTCATTATTCAAGTATTATAAGTAACGGCTTTAAATCCCTAGAGGAAGGTCAAAAAGTACGTTTTGATCTTACCGAAGGTGAAAAGGGCGAACAGGCTACAAATGTAACTAAAATTTAA
- a CDS encoding Mrp/NBP35 family ATP-binding protein → MSKCDNCASKGSCSTVGDSCSKLFPKFGNIKSIIGIISGKGGVGKSTVTGLTALELVKQGFSVGVLDADITGPSMPRFFGIQDKRAQILPGENKDEIRFEPVRSNSGIKVISLNLLTQEEEQPVIWRGPVINGVLNQMFSDTIWGELDYLLIDMPPGTGDIALTVMQSFPLTSLIIVSTPQDMVSMIVKKVVIMAQKLNVPISGVVENMSYVKCGSCEEKIRLFSKKTAEEQAQYLGLPLIAELPMDLDLTESMENGEVERYIFNTFNYKNIIGKIV, encoded by the coding sequence ATGAGTAAATGTGATAATTGTGCAAGCAAGGGGAGTTGCAGTACTGTAGGAGATTCCTGCTCAAAACTCTTCCCTAAGTTTGGCAATATAAAGAGTATTATTGGAATTATAAGCGGTAAAGGCGGTGTAGGTAAATCAACGGTAACAGGACTTACTGCCCTAGAGCTTGTAAAACAAGGTTTTAGTGTGGGCGTATTAGACGCGGATATAACAGGGCCGTCCATGCCCAGATTCTTTGGGATACAAGATAAGAGAGCTCAAATACTGCCGGGTGAAAATAAAGATGAAATCAGGTTTGAGCCAGTGAGGAGCAACAGTGGAATAAAGGTAATATCCTTGAATTTACTGACTCAGGAAGAAGAACAGCCTGTAATCTGGAGAGGACCAGTAATAAATGGAGTTCTGAATCAGATGTTTTCAGATACAATCTGGGGAGAGCTGGATTATCTGCTTATAGATATGCCTCCGGGTACAGGAGACATTGCCCTCACAGTAATGCAGAGCTTTCCATTAACTTCATTAATAATTGTATCAACACCACAGGACATGGTATCCATGATTGTAAAAAAGGTTGTTATAATGGCTCAAAAGCTTAACGTGCCAATATCAGGGGTGGTAGAAAATATGTCCTATGTTAAATGCGGTAGTTGTGAAGAAAAAATAAGACTGTTCAGCAAAAAAACTGCAGAGGAACAGGCTCAGTACTTAGGTCTACCACTGATAGCAGAGTTACCCATGGATTTGGATTTAACAGAGAGCATGGAGAATGGTGAAGTAGAAAGGTATATTTTTAATACCTTTAATTATAAGAATATTATTGGTAAAATAGTATAG
- a CDS encoding Crp/Fnr family transcriptional regulator, translated as MNISTYIVDLVKMPLFRDFKPEELMEFFTSCDYSIASYGKDDMIFIEDETCSNLSIVLEGMVEIQKIDASGKILTVAQFEQGDTFGENLIFGDKNLYPMTVVSKSKSMVLHIPKTSVVVLCQKNTTFLYQFLRALSNRAVNLSSKLKQVTLKTIRQKICEFLSNKYEKSGKVQVKLGMSKREWADKMGVQRPSLSRELIKMKDEGIIDYDKDTIIILDLEALERNKI; from the coding sequence ATGAATATAAGTACCTATATAGTCGATCTTGTCAAGATGCCTCTATTTAGAGACTTTAAGCCGGAAGAGCTGATGGAGTTTTTTACTTCATGTGACTATTCTATAGCCTCATATGGTAAGGACGATATGATTTTTATTGAAGATGAGACTTGTTCAAATTTAAGTATAGTATTAGAGGGCATGGTTGAAATTCAAAAGATCGATGCTTCGGGAAAAATACTGACAGTAGCTCAGTTTGAACAGGGAGATACTTTTGGCGAGAATCTTATTTTCGGAGATAAAAACCTTTACCCCATGACAGTGGTGTCAAAGTCAAAATCTATGGTATTACATATACCAAAGACTTCCGTTGTGGTACTTTGTCAGAAGAATACAACCTTTCTTTATCAATTCCTCAGAGCCCTTTCTAATCGAGCTGTTAACCTAAGTTCAAAGCTAAAACAGGTAACCTTGAAGACAATAAGGCAAAAGATTTGTGAGTTTCTTTCTAACAAGTATGAAAAGTCAGGTAAAGTACAAGTAAAGCTTGGCATGTCAAAAAGGGAGTGGGCAGATAAGATGGGGGTTCAGAGACCCTCCTTGTCAAGAGAATTAATTAAGATGAAAGATGAAGGTATTATAGACTATGACAAGGATACAATAATAATATTGGATTTGGAGGCCTTAGAAAGAAATAAAATTTAA
- a CDS encoding PsbP-related protein, with amino-acid sequence MKVIVLNRKRLGVTIIIIGLMLVLMGAEIRLSNRLKMTALMQSGLETLKQFDIDNSNLAYKLPSTWENTVEDLGGGEILYHSSFISKEADIYGFAELWKLRQMDLKTFIENSKGSGFKPDRVSEYKYKPVEVKGEPAYLLTYNAITPSGNNIKAYEYFIDQGDTFFRMAFYVNKDNFRENMPTIFEAIVNNFEKK; translated from the coding sequence ATGAAGGTAATTGTATTAAATAGGAAACGACTAGGCGTAACAATCATCATTATTGGTCTTATGCTAGTGCTGATGGGGGCTGAAATACGGCTCAGCAACAGACTAAAAATGACGGCCTTGATGCAAAGCGGCTTAGAGACTTTGAAGCAATTTGACATTGATAACAGCAATCTGGCATATAAGCTTCCGAGTACATGGGAAAATACCGTGGAGGATTTAGGTGGGGGAGAAATTTTATACCATAGTAGTTTTATTTCAAAAGAAGCTGATATCTATGGCTTTGCAGAGTTGTGGAAATTAAGGCAAATGGACCTGAAAACTTTCATTGAAAACAGTAAGGGAAGCGGATTTAAGCCGGACAGGGTAAGTGAGTATAAATATAAACCCGTGGAAGTAAAAGGCGAGCCGGCATATCTGTTGACCTACAATGCCATAACTCCCAGCGGAAACAATATTAAAGCCTATGAATATTTTATAGATCAAGGTGATACATTCTTTAGAATGGCTTTTTATGTAAATAAAGATAACTTTAGAGAAAATATGCCAACTATTTTTGAAGCTATAGTAAATAACTTTGAAAAGAAGTAG
- a CDS encoding ECF transporter S component, with protein MKMDIRKLTRTSLLLALAIVFQTIGRAYPILSQFFVGPMVNTIFIVCLIMNGLGWSVLVAMLTPVLAWSLGQLPQPLGPIIPVIALGNITFIIVFHFGRKLIKREMLLTDLISVICAAFLKFCVIFFGVKALLQLLSLAQQAEKAATKLMGINQFITALAGGIIALAIVKLMENRLKGQMNTSQ; from the coding sequence TCTTTTGCTTGCTTTGGCAATTGTTTTTCAAACCATAGGTAGAGCCTATCCCATATTAAGCCAGTTCTTTGTGGGTCCAATGGTGAACACTATCTTTATAGTTTGTCTTATAATGAATGGCTTAGGCTGGTCTGTACTAGTAGCAATGCTGACTCCGGTACTGGCTTGGTCCCTTGGACAGCTTCCTCAACCCCTAGGCCCAATAATTCCCGTTATAGCCTTGGGCAATATTACCTTCATTATTGTATTTCATTTTGGACGTAAGCTTATTAAACGTGAAATGTTGCTCACTGACTTGATTTCTGTAATCTGTGCTGCTTTTCTGAAATTTTGCGTAATTTTCTTCGGAGTAAAAGCCCTCCTGCAGCTGCTAAGCCTGGCTCAGCAAGCAGAAAAAGCCGCCACCAAGCTAATGGGAATAAATCAGTTTATCACAGCCTTGGCTGGCGGAATAATAGCGCTAGCTATCGTTAAGCTAATGGAAAACAGACTGAAAGGGCAAATGAATACTTCACAATAG
- the rsmA gene encoding 16S rRNA (adenine(1518)-N(6)/adenine(1519)-N(6))-dimethyltransferase RsmA yields the protein MDNYNTKDIVRKYGFKFTKSLGQNFLIDDSVLEDIVEGAEICKDDFVIEIGPGVGTLTRELLKKAKKVCAIELDSDLIPILQNELKDFDNFILINKDALKVDFNELIGEENSVKLVANLPYYVTTPIILKLLTGGYPFKSLTIMIQKEVAERIDAVPGGKDYGSLTLLVQYYCNTRIIRKVAPSSFIPQPKVESMVINLERLETPRVKVKDEKLFFDLIRDSFNMRRKTLSNALKNVKLSKEDITKAFEIAGIDPRRRGETLSIGEFARLADAIKDLQ from the coding sequence ATGGATAATTACAATACCAAGGATATAGTCAGAAAGTATGGCTTTAAATTCACTAAAAGTTTGGGACAGAATTTTTTAATAGATGATTCAGTTTTAGAAGATATAGTTGAAGGGGCTGAAATTTGTAAAGATGACTTTGTAATTGAAATTGGACCGGGCGTAGGCACATTAACCAGAGAATTGCTTAAGAAGGCAAAGAAGGTATGTGCTATAGAATTGGACTCAGACTTAATACCGATTTTGCAGAATGAGTTAAAGGATTTTGATAACTTTATCCTTATAAATAAGGATGCTTTGAAGGTGGATTTCAATGAGTTAATCGGAGAAGAAAACAGTGTCAAGTTGGTAGCTAATCTGCCTTATTACGTAACAACACCCATAATATTAAAGTTGTTAACAGGGGGATATCCCTTTAAATCCTTGACCATTATGATTCAGAAGGAAGTAGCGGAACGTATAGATGCTGTTCCCGGAGGAAAGGATTATGGTTCCCTTACACTGCTTGTGCAATACTACTGCAACACCAGGATTATCAGAAAAGTAGCTCCCAGCAGCTTTATTCCTCAGCCTAAGGTAGAATCAATGGTAATAAACCTGGAAAGATTGGAGACACCAAGGGTTAAGGTTAAGGATGAGAAACTGTTCTTTGATTTGATAAGGGATTCCTTTAATATGAGAAGAAAGACCCTTTCTAATGCCCTTAAAAACGTAAAACTCAGTAAGGAGGATATAACAAAGGCTTTTGAAATAGCGGGAATCGATCCGAGAAGAAGGGGAGAAACTCTATCCATTGGGGAATTTGCAAGGTTGGCAGATGCCATTAAGGACTTACAATAA
- the rnmV gene encoding ribonuclease M5 produces the protein MIKEVIIVEGRDDVAAVKRAVDAEVIAVGGFGINEKIISKIREAQDRQGVIILTDPDFAGDKIRKIIAKRVEGVKHAYISRKEGTKDGDVGVENASPKAIIEALENAHCETKEKRTEFTMQDLFYFKLTGTKEAGERRAKLGKILGIGYGNAVAFLSRLNNFGITKEEFVKAIKKIEE, from the coding sequence ATGATAAAGGAAGTTATAATAGTTGAAGGAAGGGACGATGTTGCTGCGGTAAAGCGGGCTGTGGACGCAGAAGTTATAGCAGTAGGTGGATTTGGTATTAATGAAAAAATCATAAGCAAGATTCGGGAAGCCCAGGACAGGCAGGGAGTTATCATCCTTACAGACCCGGATTTTGCCGGTGATAAGATAAGAAAAATCATTGCCAAAAGAGTTGAAGGCGTGAAGCATGCCTACATTTCAAGAAAGGAAGGTACTAAGGATGGAGATGTAGGGGTGGAAAACGCTTCACCAAAGGCAATTATTGAAGCCTTGGAAAATGCACATTGTGAAACCAAGGAAAAGAGGACTGAGTTCACAATGCAGGATCTGTTTTATTTTAAGTTGACCGGTACCAAGGAAGCCGGAGAAAGAAGGGCAAAGCTGGGTAAAATATTAGGTATAGGCTATGGCAATGCTGTGGCATTTCTATCGAGACTAAATAACTTTGGAATAACAAAAGAAGAATTTGTTAAGGCTATAAAAAAGATAGAAGAATAA
- a CDS encoding DUF445 family protein → MKYIMNYIISVFIGAAIGYITNWLAIKMLFRPHKEIKILGKRLPFTPGLIPKERYRISASVGKTIGEHLLTKETLVEALANEKMDNHIKKWISEKVRAIKNNSTSLKELLKNTLGDRYHGLIENINSRAVAKIREIVLTSASRENFEIVLKEFIGKVCRVPMEYITSSAYLSQTKEFTIEKLKKLRDSDSFRNKLKGYIENGIESLENSDKTIKDVIPEGITASLKVYVYSSRKDICDTIHEMLKQPSVSERLKSAISSMINTNLNPLVAAFIKVDGVYAKLIGALEEYFKEDENQRNIALLINDGIDKLTNEKITELFKKVSVEDRTIVTEGLVTLLSEKVLADAFIEKIFRELEQSTSKYTTLDELLSTINDNYVNLSSEFILKKLVEFAEGERFCDLLESLLSKLIEELLKVSPAQLIGEEVDVVIDIATEAWEGIFNKFLEKDALAVIEAMDIPKIVEDRINSFDVAFAEEIIISIAKRELNAITWLGALLGAIMGILSPLLSALYR, encoded by the coding sequence ATGAAGTATATAATGAACTATATTATTTCTGTTTTTATCGGGGCAGCTATCGGATACATAACTAATTGGCTGGCAATAAAGATGTTGTTTAGGCCGCATAAAGAAATAAAGATTCTGGGAAAAAGATTACCCTTCACACCCGGTCTTATACCAAAAGAAAGGTATAGAATATCAGCCAGTGTTGGAAAGACCATAGGAGAGCATCTTCTGACCAAAGAGACCCTGGTAGAAGCCCTTGCCAATGAAAAGATGGATAACCATATAAAAAAGTGGATTAGCGAAAAGGTACGAGCGATAAAAAATAACAGTACTTCTTTAAAGGAACTGTTGAAAAACACTCTTGGGGACAGGTATCATGGGCTCATAGAAAATATAAACTCACGGGCTGTGGCGAAAATTAGGGAAATTGTCTTAACCTCAGCCAGCAGAGAAAATTTTGAAATTGTGCTTAAGGAGTTTATAGGCAAAGTCTGCAGGGTGCCTATGGAATATATTACCAGCAGTGCTTATTTATCTCAAACTAAGGAATTTACCATAGAGAAATTAAAAAAGCTAAGAGACTCTGATAGTTTCAGAAATAAGTTAAAAGGATACATAGAAAATGGAATAGAAAGTCTTGAGAATTCAGATAAGACTATAAAGGATGTAATACCGGAAGGTATTACTGCTTCACTAAAGGTCTATGTATACAGTTCAAGAAAAGATATTTGTGACACAATACATGAGATGCTGAAGCAGCCCTCAGTCAGTGAGAGGTTAAAGAGTGCTATCTCCTCCATGATAAATACAAATCTAAATCCTCTGGTGGCAGCCTTTATAAAGGTTGATGGGGTTTATGCCAAGCTGATAGGGGCCTTGGAAGAATACTTTAAAGAAGATGAAAATCAAAGAAATATAGCTCTTTTAATAAATGATGGAATAGATAAGCTTACCAATGAGAAAATAACTGAACTTTTCAAAAAGGTTTCTGTGGAGGACAGGACAATAGTGACAGAGGGACTAGTGACTTTACTCTCTGAAAAGGTGCTCGCTGATGCCTTCATAGAAAAGATATTCAGGGAATTAGAGCAGTCCACTTCAAAATATACAACCTTAGACGAATTACTTTCAACTATTAATGACAACTATGTGAATTTATCCTCTGAATTTATTTTAAAGAAATTAGTTGAATTTGCTGAAGGAGAAAGATTTTGTGACCTGTTGGAGAGTCTATTATCAAAGCTTATAGAGGAACTGTTAAAGGTATCTCCTGCTCAGCTCATAGGTGAAGAAGTGGATGTAGTGATTGATATTGCAACTGAAGCTTGGGAAGGTATATTTAATAAATTCCTGGAGAAAGATGCTTTAGCTGTCATTGAAGCTATGGATATACCAAAGATAGTGGAAGATCGTATAAATTCCTTTGACGTTGCATTCGCAGAAGAAATAATAATATCCATAGCAAAACGAGAACTCAACGCCATAACCTGGCTAGGAGCACTTTTGGGTGCTATAATGGGAATCCTATCACCTCTTTTATCAGCACTATACAGATAG
- a CDS encoding ferredoxin, which translates to MKAAVDKDTCIGCGLCPSICPEVFEMQDDGKAGTIGDEVPSGAEDSAKEAESSCPVNAIAVEE; encoded by the coding sequence ATGAAAGCAGCAGTTGATAAGGATACTTGTATAGGATGTGGACTATGTCCATCTATTTGTCCTGAGGTTTTTGAAATGCAGGATGATGGTAAAGCTGGCACAATAGGTGATGAGGTTCCATCTGGTGCTGAAGATAGTGCAAAGGAAGCTGAAAGCAGCTGTCCAGTTAATGCTATAGCTGTAGAAGAGTAA
- a CDS encoding hemerythrin domain-containing protein, translated as MDAIELMMYEHKYIKRTLAVIRKISIGVLNGNEVPFEDFKRIIEFVRNYADKHHHNKEEEILFKKMREDIGETLAGAPVSGMLVEHDFGRLFIKNLDEALRRVKNGDLDSRVDVIANAIGYADLLNRHIDKEDKVIYTFARRSLKEDAMNYVNESCKKVEDTAESENLQKKYITIVEELESKWL; from the coding sequence ATGGATGCAATCGAGCTGATGATGTATGAGCACAAGTATATAAAAAGAACCTTAGCGGTTATAAGAAAGATAAGCATTGGGGTTTTGAATGGAAATGAGGTTCCCTTCGAGGACTTTAAGAGAATAATTGAGTTTGTAAGAAACTATGCAGACAAACATCACCACAATAAAGAAGAGGAAATACTCTTTAAAAAGATGCGGGAGGACATTGGGGAAACTCTTGCAGGTGCTCCAGTATCAGGGATGCTTGTAGAGCATGACTTTGGAAGACTATTTATCAAGAATCTGGATGAAGCCCTTCGAAGAGTTAAGAACGGTGATTTGGATTCCAGAGTTGATGTTATTGCCAATGCCATAGGATATGCAGATCTGCTTAACAGACACATCGATAAGGAAGATAAAGTAATATATACCTTTGCTAGACGTTCTCTTAAAGAAGACGCTATGAATTATGTAAATGAAAGCTGTAAAAAGGTTGAAGACACTGCAGAAAGCGAAAACTTGCAAAAGAAGTATATTACCATAGTGGAGGAATTAGAGAGTAAGTGGCTATAA
- a CDS encoding 3D domain-containing protein, with translation MEKLSKNLKRFFAIGSKSTFMLVLLIIGCVTVLYNMRKNVTVIIDGEEANIITYTSSVEKTLERNNITVGPKDKIQPGLDSEVKDGDKIIIKRAVNVNVAVDGKTLQIATAESSIEDMLLAEGITVSDYDRVSPLKTQSITDGMNITITRVTSEIVKDVQTIDYATEIRKDNNLASNVTKVVQEGEPGEREITTRVVYEDGKEVARTVISDAITKQPVQKVLLQGTLGVLNVSRGGEQVLYRKAIRVKATAYCPCYECTGKHRTSDGYAITATGTIAKRDPNGYSTIAVDPNVIPLGTKVYVEGYGFAITEDVGGAIKGSKIDVYFDTHSEAMKWGVKYKNVYILK, from the coding sequence ATGGAAAAGCTAAGCAAGAATCTAAAGAGGTTTTTTGCCATTGGCTCCAAATCTACTTTCATGTTAGTACTGTTAATTATTGGTTGTGTAACAGTACTGTATAACATGAGAAAGAATGTTACAGTTATAATTGACGGAGAAGAAGCAAATATAATAACTTACACTTCCAGTGTTGAAAAAACATTGGAAAGAAACAACATAACTGTAGGGCCAAAGGATAAAATCCAACCCGGTTTAGACAGCGAGGTTAAAGATGGAGATAAAATAATAATAAAGAGAGCTGTAAATGTAAATGTTGCAGTAGATGGAAAAACACTGCAGATTGCTACCGCAGAATCCAGCATTGAAGATATGCTGTTGGCTGAAGGTATCACTGTAAGTGACTATGACAGAGTGTCTCCGTTAAAGACTCAGTCCATCACCGATGGTATGAATATTACCATCACACGAGTAACCTCTGAGATAGTTAAGGATGTTCAAACCATTGACTATGCTACAGAGATAAGAAAGGACAACAATCTTGCCAGCAATGTTACAAAGGTTGTGCAGGAAGGTGAGCCTGGAGAAAGAGAAATTACTACCAGGGTAGTTTACGAAGATGGAAAAGAAGTAGCCAGAACCGTTATTAGTGATGCAATTACAAAACAGCCGGTTCAGAAGGTATTACTTCAAGGTACTTTAGGAGTGCTGAATGTATCTCGTGGTGGTGAACAGGTTCTTTACAGAAAAGCAATTAGAGTTAAGGCTACAGCATATTGTCCTTGTTACGAATGTACAGGAAAACACAGGACGAGCGATGGGTATGCTATAACGGCTACAGGAACAATTGCTAAACGAGACCCAAATGGATACAGCACTATTGCTGTGGACCCCAATGTTATTCCCCTAGGAACAAAGGTATATGTTGAAGGTTATGGATTTGCCATAACCGAGGATGTTGGTGGAGCTATAAAAGGCAGCAAAATTGATGTCTATTTTGATACACATAGCGAAGCCATGAAGTGGGGAGTAAAATACAAAAATGTATACATCTTAAAATAG
- a CDS encoding TatD family hydrolase: protein MKLNIFDSHAHYDDGDFNEDREQVIKEIQEAGVVGVLNCGSTIEGARMSLKLAEKYDIFYAAVGIHPEHADQLDEAVFEEIKAMAKHQKVKAIGEIGLDYYWEENPPREVQQSTFRKQMALAEELGLPVVIHDREAHEDTLKIIKEFPKVKGVLHCFSGSVEFAKQCLKEGYYIGITGVVTFKNAKKIVEVVKEVPMDRLLVETDCPYMAPTPYRGKRNRSDYILYILEEMAKIKGVTVEEMCYKTRENIGDLLNL, encoded by the coding sequence ATGAAGCTTAATATATTTGATTCTCATGCTCATTACGATGATGGTGATTTTAACGAAGATAGGGAACAGGTAATAAAGGAAATTCAAGAGGCCGGTGTTGTAGGAGTACTGAACTGCGGATCAACTATTGAAGGTGCTAGAATGTCCCTAAAACTGGCAGAAAAATATGATATATTCTATGCAGCAGTAGGTATACATCCTGAACATGCAGATCAGCTTGATGAAGCTGTTTTTGAAGAGATAAAAGCCATGGCTAAGCACCAAAAGGTAAAGGCTATTGGTGAAATAGGTCTTGATTATTATTGGGAAGAAAACCCGCCAAGAGAAGTTCAGCAAAGCACTTTCAGAAAACAGATGGCTTTAGCGGAGGAGCTAGGCTTGCCAGTGGTAATACATGACAGGGAAGCCCATGAGGATACCTTAAAGATTATTAAAGAATTTCCAAAGGTTAAAGGGGTACTCCACTGCTTTTCAGGAAGTGTTGAATTTGCAAAGCAGTGTCTTAAGGAAGGGTATTATATAGGCATAACCGGTGTGGTAACCTTTAAGAATGCAAAAAAAATAGTTGAGGTTGTTAAGGAAGTACCTATGGATCGGTTGCTTGTGGAAACAGATTGTCCGTATATGGCTCCTACACCTTATAGGGGAAAGAGAAACCGTTCTGACTACATACTCTACATTCTGGAAGAAATGGCTAAAATAAAGGGTGTTACAGTAGAGGAAATGTGCTATAAGACTAGAGAAAATATTGGGGACTTGCTAAATTTGTAA